A segment of the Marmota flaviventris isolate mMarFla1 chromosome 2, mMarFla1.hap1, whole genome shotgun sequence genome:
atataaaaatgtacttcATTATTGATTTTCAAAGTCCTTCTTTATGTTCATAATAAACTAAGAATTCAACCACGGTCTGATCTGGAGCCAAACATGAAGACAGACTTAAGGGTTGATGCTCTGGATAAATGATAAAGTAAAATGCAGAAGTAATGAATAGGAACACTGTCTTATTATTCTCTGTgactttctgtgttttcttctcttttaggCAACTTCTGACAGACTCACAAAAGTAGATATATGGATATGCTAAGTAAAAACACAAGCATTTCTGAGTTTATCCTGCTTGGACTTTCTCATTCCCATgaaattcaaatattcttttttgttatctTCTTTCTTGTTTATGTAGCCGCAGTAGTGGGGAACCTTCTCATAGTGATCTCTGTGATATTTGATAAACACCTTCACTCACCAATGTACTTCCTTCTGGCAAATCTATCATTTTTTGACCTATGTCTTTCCTCTGTTGGAACTCCCAAAGTGATTGCAGACTTCCTTAGAAAACACAAAACCATCTCATTGTGGGGCTGCATGGTCCAGATGTACTTTATGCACTTCTTTGGGGGTGGTGAGATGTCTCTCTTGATAGCTATGGCCATTGACAGGTATGTGGCCATATACAAGCCCTTGCACTACCAGACCATCATGAACCGCAGGATGCTCATGGGGTTTCTGGTGCTGTCATGGGCAGTTGGATTCATTCATACCACAAGCCAAATGATTTTTACAGTGGGTTTACCTTTCTGTGGTCCCAATGTTGTGGACAGCATCTTCTGTGACCTATCTTTGGTCATCGAGCTGGCCTGCACTGACACCTATATCCTGGAGCTCCTGGTGATTGTGGACAGTGGGCTCCT
Coding sequences within it:
- the LOC114084784 gene encoding olfactory receptor 4K13-like; this encodes MDMLSKNTSISEFILLGLSHSHEIQIFFFVIFFLVYVAAVVGNLLIVISVIFDKHLHSPMYFLLANLSFFDLCLSSVGTPKVIADFLRKHKTISLWGCMVQMYFMHFFGGGEMSLLIAMAIDRYVAIYKPLHYQTIMNRRMLMGFLVLSWAVGFIHTTSQMIFTVGLPFCGPNVVDSIFCDLSLVIELACTDTYILELLVIVDSGLLSLVCFILLVISYIIMFVTLWQHSSRASSKAVSTLSAHITVVTLFFGPAIFIYAFPFNSYSVDKFLSVFYSIITPFLNPIIYTLRNQEMKTAIKRLSSQQIGSCVFS